A portion of the Leptospira noumeaensis genome contains these proteins:
- a CDS encoding DUF1574 domain-containing protein, whose protein sequence is MEFIRNRYLLVPFFVVFLTFCLDKLLLLENVHTYFSKSLSDINYIQKDQLYEDLKVYLSNKNRDKVLVYFGNSRALLFDNEYIHKKYPGWVMFNFSVPGGKPDYVLQWMEKFHKDQVKPDFFLFDHSVEMYNSSATLKVDETLTNGLNVSFVLKHFSLFSTDDISTLIAKRMFRAYQYRPKLEVILTRAKNKEAFLIPYRELRNNLMENLNRGKGSAMTPGTHKSVLPQELLKKSAFGDFHSYLVPFHFSDQVLSFTDQSLDLAKDLGVPSAVIWVRLSLPYMDHIRNLKVSVGNGKEDTVYHDWYPRMIEYHKKNGVPFWNMNDDPNYTCNNFSDAGHMSPTCYDEYTDFIFKNLIQSFVKGAR, encoded by the coding sequence GTGGAATTCATTCGTAACAGATATTTGCTTGTCCCATTTTTTGTTGTATTTTTAACCTTCTGTCTCGACAAATTGTTACTTCTTGAAAACGTACATACTTATTTTTCAAAATCACTTTCCGATATTAATTACATCCAAAAAGATCAATTGTATGAAGACTTAAAAGTTTATTTATCAAACAAAAACCGCGATAAGGTTTTGGTTTATTTTGGAAATTCACGTGCTCTTTTATTTGATAACGAATACATTCACAAAAAATATCCAGGATGGGTGATGTTTAATTTCTCCGTTCCCGGAGGAAAACCTGATTATGTATTACAATGGATGGAAAAGTTTCATAAAGACCAGGTAAAACCCGATTTCTTTTTGTTCGATCATTCTGTGGAAATGTATAATTCTTCGGCCACTTTAAAAGTAGATGAAACTCTTACCAATGGCCTAAATGTATCTTTTGTATTAAAACATTTTTCTTTATTTTCCACTGACGATATTTCTACACTAATCGCCAAACGAATGTTTCGTGCTTACCAATATCGTCCAAAGTTAGAAGTCATTCTCACTAGAGCCAAAAACAAAGAAGCTTTTCTCATTCCATATAGAGAACTTCGTAATAATCTAATGGAAAACTTAAATAGAGGGAAGGGTTCTGCGATGACACCGGGCACACATAAGTCAGTCCTTCCACAGGAGTTGTTAAAAAAATCTGCCTTTGGAGACTTTCATTCTTATTTAGTTCCCTTTCATTTTTCTGACCAAGTGCTTAGTTTTACAGACCAATCTTTGGATTTAGCAAAGGATCTTGGTGTACCTTCCGCTGTGATTTGGGTAAGGCTTTCTTTGCCATACATGGATCATATCAGGAATTTAAAAGTTTCAGTAGGGAACGGAAAAGAAGATACGGTGTATCATGATTGGTATCCAAGAATGATTGAATACCATAAAAAAAATGGAGTGCCGTTTTGGAATATGAACGATGACCCGAACTACACCTGCAACAACTTTAGTGATGCAGGTCATATGTCTCCGACTTGTTACGATGAGTATACTGACTTTATCTTTAAAAACTTAATTCAGTCTTTTGTAAAAGGTGCTCGGTAA
- a CDS encoding adenylate/guanylate cyclase domain-containing protein, with translation MKTILLKLSSLFSKDSHLHGELQFPIRYKLLLITSIVLLVSMSGIIFLASYFFRKDSEVRVKENNIKINEILSLKVKSDLHSMKQDVHITASAILRSPGSANAIAKELFEEDQNFLLIGAYDVSLNPKFESFNDEFLQKYDYQKSEVRTLIRNIQPKLKKSFSGTTVIWNASPHFRHPILCLSFPLSESKDTHTILVTLVKLDSLLDAFQTSGPVETFLVSDDGSVLAHPDAKVVLSGINLNDLPIVERMKKSTVDNGQFRYEAKDGVSYLGSFKKLGLGGVGVISQVREAKIFEEVNNIQKRNVYILIVSLALSFIVVYIFAKSLSTPILKLVDASEEIRRGNYHIELHATTHDEIGTLTKSFVSMGRGLEEREKLKDSFGRFVNQDIAELAAKGKLSIGGQRKHCSIFFSDIRSFTAISEKLQPEEVVEFLNQYMTEMVKCVQDTGGTVDKFIGDAIMATWGALRDSKQHAKSSVEAALRMREVLIEFNKGRGTVKKPIIQIGCGINTGYVIAGQIGSSDKMEYTVIGDSVNLASRVESLNKETNTDILITESTYQEIKSDYHVISMGEIELKGKSKAQKVYAVLGRKSDPNYPKNLTELQKLVGITVTKKGKK, from the coding sequence ATGAAAACGATCCTGCTAAAACTAAGCTCCCTATTCTCCAAAGATTCCCACTTACATGGCGAATTGCAGTTTCCAATTCGCTACAAACTCCTCCTCATCACCTCGATCGTTTTACTTGTTTCTATGTCGGGGATCATTTTTCTAGCTTCCTATTTTTTCAGAAAGGATAGTGAGGTTCGAGTTAAAGAAAACAATATTAAAATCAATGAGATCCTTTCTTTAAAAGTGAAATCGGATTTACATTCGATGAAACAAGATGTTCATATCACAGCATCTGCTATTTTAAGAAGTCCAGGTTCTGCCAATGCAATTGCAAAAGAGTTGTTCGAAGAAGATCAAAACTTTCTTTTGATTGGTGCCTATGATGTAAGTTTGAATCCGAAGTTCGAATCATTCAATGATGAATTTTTACAAAAATATGATTATCAAAAATCGGAAGTTAGAACATTAATTCGGAACATCCAACCCAAACTTAAAAAATCCTTTAGTGGTACGACTGTTATATGGAATGCTAGCCCACATTTCCGCCATCCCATCCTTTGCCTTAGTTTTCCTCTTTCGGAATCAAAAGACACTCATACAATTTTAGTCACACTGGTCAAACTGGATAGTTTGCTTGATGCCTTTCAAACCTCAGGACCAGTAGAAACTTTTTTAGTGAGTGATGATGGAAGTGTACTTGCCCATCCAGATGCAAAGGTAGTTCTATCAGGAATCAATCTTAACGATTTACCCATTGTGGAACGGATGAAAAAATCCACAGTTGACAATGGCCAATTTCGGTATGAAGCCAAAGACGGTGTATCCTACCTTGGATCCTTTAAAAAACTAGGCCTCGGTGGTGTGGGTGTGATTTCCCAAGTTAGGGAAGCAAAAATTTTCGAAGAAGTAAATAACATCCAAAAAAGAAATGTTTATATTCTCATCGTTTCTTTGGCACTTTCCTTTATCGTTGTTTATATTTTTGCAAAATCTCTATCCACACCCATTTTGAAGTTAGTGGATGCTTCTGAAGAAATCAGACGTGGGAATTACCATATCGAACTTCATGCTACAACACATGATGAAATTGGAACCTTAACCAAATCGTTCGTAAGTATGGGACGAGGTTTGGAAGAAAGGGAAAAATTAAAAGATTCCTTTGGAAGGTTTGTCAACCAAGACATTGCAGAACTTGCAGCCAAAGGAAAACTATCCATTGGTGGACAAAGAAAACACTGTTCCATCTTTTTCTCGGATATCAGAAGTTTTACGGCCATTTCAGAAAAACTGCAACCGGAAGAGGTTGTAGAATTTTTAAACCAATACATGACAGAGATGGTGAAATGTGTCCAAGACACCGGAGGAACCGTAGATAAGTTTATTGGTGATGCCATCATGGCAACTTGGGGAGCCCTACGTGATTCCAAACAACATGCAAAATCATCAGTAGAAGCTGCCCTTCGTATGCGGGAAGTACTTATCGAATTCAACAAAGGCAGAGGAACTGTCAAAAAACCAATCATCCAGATTGGATGTGGGATTAACACTGGCTATGTGATTGCAGGACAAATTGGAAGTTCCGATAAAATGGAATACACAGTGATTGGAGATTCTGTAAACCTCGCTTCCCGTGTGGAATCACTCAATAAAGAAACCAATACAGATATCCTCATCACAGAATCCACTTACCAAGAAATCAAATCCGATTACCACGTGATCAGTATGGGAGAAATTGAATTAAAAGGGAAATCCAAGGCTCAAAAAGTTTATGCAGTTCTTGGAAGAAAATCAGACCCAAATTATCCGAAAAATTTGACCGAACTACAAAAGTTAGTCGGAATCACTGTTACTAAAAAGGGGAAAAAATGA
- a CDS encoding SDR family NAD(P)-dependent oxidoreductase: protein MGKKIIIVGASSGIGKAIAEAELKAGNSVVLLARREKPLESISKKSNTNKEKRAFPLVFDVTKFSTAEKTFEKAVSLLGGLDEVYFASGVMPQISPNEYNTTKDLEMLNVNLLGAVAFLNPVANYFTNQKSGKIIGISSIAGERGRKGNPVYNTSKAGLNTYLEALRNRLSESNVQVTTIKPGFVITEMTQGLKLPEKGLMKAITAEEAAEKIRKIVASGKDEAFVPGIWALVGLIIRNIPNFIFKKLSI, encoded by the coding sequence ATGGGGAAAAAAATAATCATCGTCGGTGCCTCGAGCGGAATCGGAAAAGCCATAGCAGAAGCTGAATTGAAAGCAGGAAACTCTGTGGTTCTTTTGGCCAGAAGGGAAAAACCCTTAGAGTCCATATCTAAAAAATCAAATACAAACAAAGAAAAAAGAGCCTTCCCTTTGGTCTTTGATGTGACAAAATTTTCCACAGCGGAAAAAACTTTTGAAAAAGCAGTCTCCCTACTCGGCGGACTGGACGAAGTGTATTTTGCTTCCGGTGTGATGCCGCAAATTTCTCCTAATGAATACAATACGACAAAAGACTTGGAAATGTTAAATGTCAATCTTCTCGGAGCAGTTGCCTTTTTAAATCCGGTTGCTAATTATTTTACAAATCAAAAGTCAGGGAAAATCATTGGAATCTCTTCTATCGCCGGTGAACGCGGTCGCAAAGGGAATCCTGTTTACAATACCTCCAAAGCTGGTCTCAACACATATTTGGAAGCTCTCCGCAATCGCCTCTCTGAATCAAATGTCCAAGTAACAACGATTAAACCAGGATTTGTGATTACGGAAATGACCCAAGGTCTCAAACTTCCAGAAAAAGGACTTATGAAAGCAATCACTGCCGAAGAAGCCGCAGAAAAAATTCGCAAAATCGTTGCTAGTGGCAAAGACGAGGCATTTGTTCCAGGAATCTGGGCACTTGTTGGTCTTATCATTCGTAACATTCCCAATTTCATTTTTAAAAAACTGAGTATATAA
- a CDS encoding FecR family protein, producing the protein MNLDKRDRLVLFTLLGVAVLFSILFYLDLNRKIGIGDREVVGTIFFKNNIVQRKFEDEVIWEKLENNSPLTNKDTIRSEAFSDALIRLKDGTEINIDENSMFNLDLTGEEPNLEFTQGSLEVKKDDSKPNQLKITSSGSEISVDSGNVKIEKSKERDLSLFVEKGKTTVKHQDGKSVAVEEGKKAEFKKTGIEIKKIPVVLLAPTSQKLFFTDPDDVSVNFKWKQEPGYGDPNIEISRSPNFQMTFINEKVDGTGSSFRLKEGTFYWRIRVKNKQGTDFEFSETNKFFVTKLESFQGESPEQGTIFPFVQTYPLVTLTWTKLTTANSYQLVLSNSPKLTNPIKQLETTANQISYDDLKEGTYYWKVVAKSSFPDTKDRESEVLSFIIKKQNTIPAPKWLRPANGSEISSDEIKQNQAILIWDGNAELKSYQLKIATDSKMKNIVFSEETASNFLVPNWNQMGKGNFYVSLVGKSKEGKETEVSSTLSFTVVDKKKKPEPEEETIENKLEPKLEMMSPNGTIVQMKGKSSLDFQWKVTGATPDKYDLVLYQHSGDKKTAIYKITTKESKHNLKDLGILDEGAFSWDLSVYKDSNLLLSRKGSFILALDQFKSLRPTDIEFISPKRLYKEKR; encoded by the coding sequence ATGAATTTAGACAAACGAGACCGCCTCGTCTTATTTACCCTACTCGGTGTTGCTGTTTTATTTTCGATTTTGTTTTATTTGGATTTGAATCGTAAAATTGGAATTGGAGACCGCGAAGTTGTTGGAACCATATTTTTTAAAAACAATATTGTCCAAAGAAAATTTGAAGATGAGGTGATTTGGGAAAAACTTGAAAACAATAGCCCACTCACTAACAAAGATACAATCCGTTCGGAAGCATTTTCCGATGCACTCATTCGCCTAAAAGACGGAACAGAAATTAATATTGATGAAAACTCAATGTTTAACTTAGATTTAACGGGAGAAGAACCAAATTTAGAATTTACCCAAGGTTCTTTGGAAGTTAAAAAAGACGATTCCAAACCCAACCAACTAAAAATCACAAGTTCCGGAAGTGAAATCAGCGTAGACTCTGGAAATGTTAAAATAGAAAAATCCAAAGAAAGAGACTTAAGTTTATTTGTAGAAAAGGGAAAAACTACGGTCAAACACCAAGATGGAAAGTCTGTGGCCGTGGAAGAAGGGAAAAAAGCAGAATTCAAAAAAACAGGAATTGAAATCAAAAAAATTCCCGTGGTTCTTTTGGCTCCTACTTCGCAAAAATTATTTTTTACAGATCCAGACGATGTATCTGTAAATTTCAAATGGAAACAAGAACCTGGATATGGAGATCCTAATATAGAAATCTCTAGATCACCTAACTTTCAGATGACGTTTATCAATGAAAAAGTGGACGGAACCGGAAGTTCTTTCCGATTGAAAGAAGGAACTTTTTATTGGAGAATCAGAGTTAAAAACAAACAAGGAACCGACTTTGAGTTTAGCGAAACAAATAAATTCTTTGTCACAAAACTAGAGTCATTTCAAGGAGAGTCACCTGAACAAGGAACTATTTTTCCCTTTGTCCAAACCTATCCACTGGTCACTCTCACTTGGACAAAACTAACAACCGCCAACTCCTATCAATTGGTTTTATCCAATTCACCTAAACTCACAAATCCGATCAAACAATTGGAAACAACTGCCAACCAAATTTCTTATGATGATTTAAAGGAAGGCACATATTACTGGAAGGTGGTTGCCAAATCTTCTTTTCCTGACACCAAAGACAGAGAAAGCGAAGTTTTATCTTTTATTATCAAAAAACAAAACACAATCCCTGCGCCTAAATGGTTACGGCCTGCCAATGGATCCGAGATTTCCAGTGACGAAATCAAACAGAACCAAGCCATTTTGATTTGGGATGGAAATGCAGAATTAAAATCCTACCAACTAAAAATAGCTACTGATTCCAAAATGAAAAATATTGTTTTCTCTGAAGAAACTGCTTCCAACTTTCTTGTACCTAACTGGAATCAAATGGGAAAAGGTAATTTTTATGTTAGTCTTGTTGGTAAATCAAAAGAAGGAAAGGAAACAGAAGTTTCTTCTACTTTAAGTTTTACAGTAGTGGATAAAAAGAAAAAACCAGAACCAGAAGAAGAAACAATCGAAAACAAACTAGAACCAAAACTGGAAATGATGTCTCCCAACGGAACCATTGTACAAATGAAAGGAAAATCAAGTTTGGACTTCCAATGGAAGGTGACTGGAGCCACACCAGACAAATACGATTTAGTTTTATACCAACATTCAGGTGATAAAAAAACTGCAATTTATAAAATCACCACAAAAGAATCCAAACATAACTTAAAAGATTTGGGAATTTTGGATGAGGGAGCTTTCTCTTGGGATCTCAGCGTATATAAAGATTCCAACTTACTATTATCTAGAAAGGGAAGTTTTATCTTGGCATTGGATCAGTTTAAATCATTAAGACCAACTGATATCGAATTCATTTCACCAAAACGGTTATACAAAGAAAAACGATGA
- a CDS encoding MBOAT family O-acyltransferase, giving the protein MLFNSIPFLIFFSIVYLLYWAIPKEVRKYFLLIAGIGFYAYFSLGLTVHFLIVIGINYLLYRKIKSTPTKFWIGLTVSLNLINLGFFKYIYFFSKVLADLTNYPFFKQVPDLIHIALPLAISFYTFQVIAAAVDTYRDSSKPLVKVEDYFLFVAFFPVLIAGPIMRMSDFFPNLDKLVPNKEKMYRASYLLMSGLVKKVLVADPMSLTISPVFGSPAEYDSFSLFIAGVCYSIQVYSDFSGLTDMARSIALFLGFETPENFKAPFFSTSGRELWKRWHITLSFWLRDYIYFPLGGSRKGEVRTYLNLIIIMTLGGFWHGADYTFICWGFYWGVLLAAERYFEDSLGWKLTPEKNKFLIVCKALIVFVLFSISGLMFRSNNATNMIDHFHGIFTHFTNSLEIMFLGDSNQWLVSATSLFGNGSSFRFQHIENLERIFYTSIALLFFHHIQYVPEFWERIRKHDVWLVPILGVITIFLLATLSQDGGEFIYYKF; this is encoded by the coding sequence ATGTTGTTCAACTCAATCCCATTTTTAATCTTTTTTTCCATTGTTTATTTGCTCTACTGGGCCATTCCCAAAGAGGTAAGAAAGTATTTCCTGCTTATCGCTGGGATTGGTTTTTACGCCTACTTTTCACTCGGACTGACTGTTCATTTTCTTATCGTCATTGGCATCAATTATCTATTGTATCGCAAAATCAAATCCACTCCCACAAAGTTTTGGATCGGACTTACTGTATCACTCAACCTCATCAATTTAGGATTTTTTAAATATATATATTTTTTCAGTAAGGTTCTTGCTGATCTTACGAACTATCCGTTCTTTAAACAAGTTCCCGATCTCATTCACATTGCTTTACCACTTGCAATTAGTTTTTATACTTTCCAAGTCATTGCCGCTGCTGTAGATACTTATCGTGATTCTTCCAAACCTTTGGTTAAGGTAGAAGATTACTTTTTGTTTGTGGCATTTTTCCCTGTACTAATTGCCGGACCCATCATGAGGATGTCTGATTTTTTTCCTAATTTAGACAAACTTGTTCCAAACAAAGAAAAAATGTACCGGGCTTCCTACTTACTCATGTCAGGACTTGTGAAAAAAGTTCTAGTGGCAGATCCAATGTCACTCACCATCTCACCGGTGTTTGGTTCTCCTGCTGAGTATGATTCCTTTTCATTATTTATCGCTGGGGTATGTTATTCAATCCAAGTATACAGTGATTTTTCTGGCCTCACCGACATGGCACGTTCTATCGCATTGTTTTTAGGATTTGAAACACCTGAAAACTTCAAAGCTCCCTTTTTCTCTACATCAGGAAGAGAACTATGGAAACGTTGGCATATCACTTTGTCTTTTTGGTTAAGGGATTATATTTATTTCCCACTCGGTGGGTCTCGCAAAGGAGAAGTTCGTACTTACCTAAACCTCATCATCATCATGACACTCGGTGGATTTTGGCACGGTGCTGATTATACTTTTATTTGTTGGGGATTTTATTGGGGTGTGTTGCTTGCTGCCGAACGTTATTTCGAAGACAGTCTAGGTTGGAAGTTAACTCCAGAGAAAAATAAATTTTTAATTGTATGTAAGGCTCTCATTGTATTCGTTTTGTTTTCTATTTCGGGACTCATGTTCCGTTCAAACAATGCAACCAATATGATTGACCATTTCCATGGAATTTTCACTCACTTTACTAACAGTTTGGAGATTATGTTTTTGGGTGATTCCAATCAGTGGTTGGTTTCAGCTACTTCTTTATTTGGAAATGGTTCTTCATTCCGATTCCAACACATCGAAAACTTGGAACGAATTTTTTATACTTCGATTGCACTTTTATTTTTTCATCATATCCAGTATGTTCCTGAGTTTTGGGAACGTATCCGAAAACATGATGTATGGTTAGTCCCCATACTTGGTGTGATTACTATTTTCCTTCTCGCCACACTTTCGCAAGATGGTGGAGAGTTTATCTATTATAAGTTTTAG
- a CDS encoding NYN domain-containing protein — protein MPVIERILIDGMNLMYKFPDLAFCLGEYRLQDARDGLLVHLDRFYNEDKHSKILVFFDGKKDLTSDCYSEDLGKFSVHYSHEKKADELIIGYLNLCPVPSQCLVITTDKEIISFARRLRAKRMTSEEFYAEWVKRETEEDETEFNHLKEGLTPSSETDYWERQFLP, from the coding sequence GTGCCCGTAATTGAGAGAATCCTGATCGATGGGATGAATCTGATGTATAAATTTCCCGATTTGGCTTTTTGTTTGGGCGAATACCGCCTACAAGATGCCCGGGATGGTTTACTTGTGCATCTAGATCGATTCTATAATGAGGACAAACATTCCAAAATTTTGGTGTTTTTTGACGGAAAAAAGGATCTTACCTCCGATTGTTATTCGGAAGATTTAGGAAAATTTTCAGTTCACTACAGTCATGAAAAAAAAGCAGATGAACTCATCATTGGTTATCTCAATTTATGTCCTGTACCTTCGCAGTGTTTGGTGATCACAACGGACAAAGAAATCATCAGTTTTGCAAGAAGGCTTCGGGCCAAACGAATGACTTCGGAAGAGTTTTATGCCGAATGGGTCAAACGGGAAACAGAAGAGGACGAAACGGAATTTAACCACCTGAAAGAAGGATTGACACCAAGTTCGGAAACCGATTACTGGGAGAGACAATTCCTTCCTTGA